Proteins co-encoded in one Periophthalmus magnuspinnatus isolate fPerMag1 chromosome 20, fPerMag1.2.pri, whole genome shotgun sequence genomic window:
- the phex gene encoding phosphate-regulating neutral endopeptidase PHEX, whose product MELDRLGGGGVKPERGVPRLYRVALAMCVCVCAALLLALIIVSSQKSTQEEFCLTPECIEAAGSILSKLDRSVDPCEDFYSYSCGGWLKENPIPEDSSSYGIYPWLRQHVDIRLKELLQTPPNADELEAVKKAKMLYRSCLNESVLEDLDSKPMLKTLRQPEFRWPVVGEGLGPPYEWSQSEWSLLNTLAQMRNQHSKSVLIRLYVSPDDKNSLHYIIKLDQASLSLPSREDYTTNSSAAKAYRAALLSLMVDTAVMLGAPQKSAQTQMEKALAFETKVAHILIPYENRTSESMYNKYTISQLQKTIPQFDWLGFVRAVLEASGHYTVSSSEQVIVRAPQYFKELFKLIEATDPRTVANYVQWRTVFSRVTTLSRRFLYRYLDYARVTTGTTSLTPRWDKCVNYVENSLVYATGRLFVSAHFQEDKKHMMEELIDGIRWAFIDMLEKENDWMDNPTKQRAIEKAHAVLPKVGYPEFILNDTYLNEDLKELQFTENDYYGNVMQTLKFIARSDLAWLGKTVPRTEWFTNPTTVNAFYSSSTNQIRFPAGELQKPFFWGKEYPRSLSYGAIGVIVGHELTHGFDNNGRKYDKNGNLDLWWSNSSINAFNEKTQCMIDQYNDYHWEEAGLHVRGKRTLAENIADNGGIREAFRAYRRWVEQSRGGVEEPLLPGVGLTNDQLFFLSYAHVRCNAYRTEAARDQIQSGAHSPPKYRVIGAMSNYEEFSKAFSCPQSSVMNRGAQSCRVW is encoded by the exons ATGGAACTAGACCGTTTAGGAGGTGGAGGGGTCAAACCAGAGCGGGGTGTACCGAGGCTGTACCGGGTTGCTTTGGCCATGTGCGTGTGCGTCTGCGCGGCTCTGCTCCTCGCACTCATCATTG TCTCCAGTCAAAAGTCCACTCAGGAGGAGTTCTGTCTGACCCCAGAATGCATCGAAGCAG CTGGATCCATCCTGAGTAAACTGGACCGCTCGGTGGACCCCTGTGAGGACTTCTACTCGTACTCGTGTGGGGGCTGGTTAAAGGAGAACCCCATCCCAGAAGACTCCTCCTCCTACGGGATCTACCCCTGGCTCCGGCAGCATGTCGACATCAGACTCAAAG AGCTGCTGCAGACTCCACCAAACGCAGACGAGCTGGAGGCAGTGAAAAAGGCCAAAATGCTCTATCGCTCCTGTCTGAACGAAA GTGTCTTGGAGGACCTGGACTCAAAGCCCATGCTGAAGACCCTGAGGCAGCCTGAGTTCCGGTGGCCGGTGGTGGGGGAGGGGCTGGGGCCGCCGTACGAGTGGTCCCAGAGCGAGTGGAGCCTCCTCAACACTTTGGCCCAGATGAGAAACCAACACAGCAAGAGCGTCCTCATACGCCTCTATGTTTCCCCCGACGACAAGAACTCACTGCATTACATCATCAAG ctgGACCAGgcatctctgtctctgccctCCAGGGAAGACTACACCACCAACAGCTCAGCGGCCAAAGCT TACCGAGCGGCTCTGTTGAGTCTGATGGTGGACACGGCTGTGATGCTTGGAGCTCCTCAGAAATCAGCTCAGACGCAGATGGAGAAAGCACTAGCCTTCGAAACCAAAGTGGCCCAT ATTCTAATTCCTTATGAAAACCGGACCAGTGAATCCATgtacaacaaatacacaatCTCTCAGCTACAGAAGACTATTCCACag TTTGACTGGTTGGGTTTTGTGCGAGCTGTGCTGGAGGCTTCGGGACACTACACAGTCTCCTCCTCAGAGCAGGTCATTGTCCGAGCGCCACAATATTTCAAAGAGCTCTTCAAACTCATCGAAGCCACGGATCCCAG GACTGTGGCCAATTACGTTCAGTGGAGGACAGTGTTCTCCAGAGTCACCACTCTGAGCCGACGGTTTCTCTACAGATACTTGGACTATGCGAGG GTTACCACGGGAACGACCTCCCTGACCCCTCGCTGGGATAAGTGTGTTAACTATGTGGAGAACTCACTTGTTTATGCCACTGGGCGCCTTTTCGTCAGCGCACACTTCCAGGAGGATAAGAAACACATG ATGGAGGAGTTGATTGACGGAATCCGCTGGGCTTTTATCGACATGCTGGAAAAAGAAAATGACTGGATGGACAATCCGACAAAGCAGAGAGCCATAGAAAAG GCTCATGCGGTGCTGCCTAAAGTCGGATATCCAGAGTTTATCCTCAATGACACCTACCTCAATGAAGATCTGAAAGAG TTACAGTTTACTGAAAACGACTACTATGGGAATGTCATGCAGACGCTCAAGTTTATCGCTCGCTCCGACCTCGCCTGGCTCGGAAAGACGGTCCCACGGACAGA ATGGTTCACCAACCCCACAACCGTGAACGCCTTCTACAGCTCTTCCACAAATCAAATCA GATTCCCTGCCGGAGAGTTACAAAAGCCATTTTTCTGGGGAAAGGAGTATCCGAG ATCGTTAAGTTATGGAGCAATTGGAGTTATAGTCGGCCATGAGCTAACACACGGCTTTGACAATAACG GCCGAAAGTATGACAAAAATGGGAACCTTGATCTCTGGTGGAGCAACTCTTCTATAAATGCCTTCAATGAGAAAACTCAGTGTATGATCGACCAATACAATGACTACCACTGGGAGGAGGCGGGACTTCAC GTCCGTGGTAAAAGAACTCTGGCAGAAAATATTGCAGATAATGGAGGAATAAGGGAAGCTTTCAGG GCATACCGGCGctgggtggagcagagcagaggaggggtggaggagcCTCTTCTTCCTGGAGTGGGACTTACCAATGACCAGCTGTTCTTCCTCAGCTACGCCCAT GTGAGGTGTAACGCCTACAGAACAGA